In Sciurus carolinensis chromosome 16, mSciCar1.2, whole genome shotgun sequence, the genomic window GCATTCCACCCACTCAGCTCTCCAAGTACGGAAACCTCGGGCACGTGAACATCATCCTTATCCAGGAGCCTCTCGCCTTTATCCTGCCTAAGAGAGAGATGGTCTTTTCTCTAGATGACAAGGAGCTAGCGCCCAAGCTTACAGCTTCAGCACCGGAGCTTCCTGCCGAGGAGCCAGTTCTGGGGTCTGCTGCTGCAGCCTGTCACACTGATGAGCCAGAGGAGATGGAGCCAGTGGAGTCGCTGCAGGGGAAGCTGATGGAGGGGGGCCCGTTGCTGGCCGAGGTGCCTAGTACAGGGTCTTAGCCTGTGTTCGCACCGCCCAAGAGGGGAACAGTGTGTGGTGCGTAGGATCAGGGGTTCCAGCAACACCGGGGAATAGAGTCGCTCTCGGTCAGGGCTGCCTCGCCCAGGACAGGCTGGGAGGAAGCTGGGAGGGTGTTCACCGGGACAAAGCGGGTACTTCCCAGTCACTCTTGTACGTCGGCAGAATTTAACAATAAAGCTGGACCATCTTCACCGTCTTGACTACTGTCCTATGGCTGATGGCCTTGCCCAAGGCACGCGGGAACTACACTTCCCGGCGTCCCTGGCGGCGGCGGAGCGGGAGGGAAACGGCGGGGGCAGCGGGTTCCTGCTGGTGCCATGGGTTGGCTGTTGAACGGACTGCTGCTGTTTGGACCGCTGCGGGCGCGTGCCTGCCCACGGACCGCCTGGCTGTGCGGGGCACAGGCGAGTGCCGCCCGGGTCTGTAGCTCTACGGCGGCCGCGGACGGCCTGGCGGGCCCCGCGCGCCGGCGCTCCTACTGGCACTACGTGAGACGTCTGATACTAGGTGCGCCGCAGCCGCCGTACCTGCACGTGTGCCAGGTCGGGGACCCGGTGCTGCGAGCCGTGGCGGCCCCAGTGGAGCCGGCTCAACTGGCGAGCCCCGAGCTGCAGCGGTTGGTGCAGCGGCTGGTGCAGGTGATGCGGCGCCGGCGATGCGTAGGCCTGAGCGCGCCGCAGCTGGGGGTGCCGCTGCAGGTGCTGGCCCTGGAGTTCCCCGAGGCGCTCTTCCGCGCCTGCGCGCCGCGCCTGCGCGAGCTCCGCCAAATGGAGCCTTTTCCGCTGCGCGTGCTCGTGAACCCCAGTCTGCGGGTGCTGGACAGCCGTCTTGTCACCTTTCCCGAGGGCTGCGAGAGCGTCGCCGGCTTCCTGGCTTGCGTTCCCCGCTTCCAGGCTGTGCAGATCTCAGGTGCGGGCGGCAGGGCCTGGGGACGGCTAGATAACCTTGCGCTCTCGCCCTGCCAGTGGAGGCGGCGGCACCGAAGCCCACGGAATGGTCTCTGCGAATGTCCAGCGAGAGTGCAGACATATGCATAGTTTGTCTGCAGAGCCTCCCTTGGGAGCGAAGCAGGACCTGGGAGCGCACGGAACTCAGGACTGACGGACGGGTGGGGAAGGAGGCGCCTGTCGGGCCAGGGCCCCTCGGGACACGGGTCGGGAGGTGCCCTAATTCCGCAGTTAGCTCCCAGTCCGGCCTCGACTTTATTCTctttccctgtctccctccctgctgctctcttcctctttccccaccccacattcattctctctctctctccatcccacTTTCTCCTGCTCCACTTTATCTGTCAAGATGGGTTTGGAGAAGTGGAACCCAACTTTGCCCAGCCCAGGGCAATAAGCCATTCCGCCTCTGTCATACCGTAGATGCTTTGTGGAATGTGGTTCTCTGGCGGGGTTGGGATGATTGTTTTTCTTGAGCAGATCACTTGGTCCAAGAGCATCAGAAggtgtttctttattttctactgtACCAGGCTGAAATACCTTTGATAGGAAGCAACACTTGAGAAGTGGGAGGAGTCTTCAGAAAGGAGGCGTCTTAGCAAAAGTTTTTCATTGCCCGCCCCATACTGAGCACCACAACCTTATTATTAGAGGGGGAACCAGGTTGAATACTTGGGAGTGGCCAGAGGTGAGGCATCTTCTCTAGGAGGGGTAGGGCCTGCTGTCTATATTTGCTTCCTGATGTTGCCTCTTGTAAATAGGAGCAaacaggggagggagcagggaacaGTGCAAGGAGGTTGAGAATGGTGCAGTTCGGCATGTCCTCACCTCACCTGGATCATCATGTAACTTCCTTTGCAGGGATGGACCCAAGAGGAGAGCAGGTGGAGTGGCAAGCAAAAGGATGGACTGCCCGCATCATCCAGCATGAGATGGACCACTTGCAAGGCTGCCTGTTCATTGACAAAATGGACAGCAGGACGTTTACAAACATCCACTGGATGGAGGTGAATGACTGAGGCATTCCTGCTGGAGCTGAGGATCTGGAAAACCCTTGAGCTGGGAACATCTTACTTGGCTTCACATTGGTATTAGTCcagatctgaaagaaaacagtGGACTGCCAATGCATGTCGAACTGATTTGGAGGAATATCTTAGGAATGTTTATTCAAGTCAGGTTTGGACAAAATACTGCTACAACTTGAGAAAAATAACCCCCCTGAAGTGGATGTTACCTGACAATTTTGTATGAAGAGAATTGGGGCAAGTAAATAACCATTCTCAGAAGTGATATCATAAAAGTCTTGTATAACCTACTCCCAAAGCCAAGATTTCATAATAATAGAGTCCCCAAATATTGGAAAACTGTGTTTAAAAATGCAGGTAAGGCAGAGGTTGACCATATTCCCTGAGTTCTGCTTTTTACAAAAGGCTGTGTCTGACTTGCAGAGTCCTTATTTGCCTTGGACATCAGCTGCTTATAAAAGTAAAACACAGGACAGAGTGGTCCCAATTCAAGAAAGTGTTTAATGACATTATTAATGTAAATAAGTATCCACACATTTTAACAGGTCCAGATAGTTTAGGTCTccacctttcattttattttttattttttaaaaatggcatcttgctgcattgcccaggctgggctcaaactcccaatcttcttgcctcaacctctgaagtaggtgggattataggcatgtaccactgtacccagctcagGTCTTTTACCTGCCACCTTTAACAAAGTTAGAAAAAAGTTTGCTGCTAAGATCTGTTGAATAGCTGGTACTTGGCTCATTGTTTGGGTGGAGGCCATGGAACAGGGCTGCAGGTGGGGATGATAACTGATAGCCCCTTCCTGTCATAATTAAAACGAATGAGCATTATACTGACCAGTgtttaacttttaagaaactgTCAAGAGTTTTGTTAAGAGGTGAAGGAATTCCAAAAGTATTAGGTAAATTGTCTAACCTCATTCTTATATTGAGGTTTGAggtattcaggtttttttttttgttttttttgtattgcTGGAGGCTGTGCAaaggctctatcactgagctacacccttagccTCTGAAGCAGGTATTCTTGTAAAACAAAATCCTCTAAATCAATGTATACAGTGAGGACTGGGGGTATAGGTCAATGGCAGatcagagcacttgtctagcatgcaggaggtcctgggttcaatcccaagtactgcaaaaataCAACAacatgcatggtggtgcatgcctgtaattttagctacttaggaggctgaagtaaGAAaattacaagttggaggccagccttgacaacttactgagactctgtctcaaaaactaaaaagggctgggaatgtagctcagtgatagggagCCCAGTAAATTATTTagagaaaaagtgttttaaaCAGTAGTTAGACAAACCCAGGAAACACCCACTCTTGCCTGTAGTTTTCTCTAACTTTGGAGCAGGCTGACTGGCTGAAGATGGAGTGAAGATGGAGTCAAAATGGAGAGGAGTCACAAGGAAGCACTGCCCCAAGGTTAGAGGCTCAGCTATTAGGGATGTTTGTAGAAAGCACTTCTTTACACTGAAAACAATGGcctttaaaattagaattcagtGAGTATTCGTTCACTTGAACAGTGTTCAGAAGCTCCTGCAGAGTGACATCAAAACATTCTAATGCTTCCTTATAGTCTTCTGAGGGTCACAGCCCTTTGTTAGTATCAACAAATCTTTGTATTTCCAATAAAGAAAACTTCTCCCACCAAGTTATTGGCCACACAAACCACACATACATACCAATCagaatcttgaatttttttttttttttttttctttttggtatcagggattgaactcaggggtgcttaatcactaagccacatgcccagcctgttttatttattttgagacagggcctaagttgcttagggcctcgttaagttgctggcc contains:
- the Cog8 gene encoding conserved oligomeric Golgi complex subunit 8 isoform X2, yielding MGWLLNGLLLFGPLRARACPRTAWLCGAQASAARVCSSTAAADGLAGPARRRSYWHYVRRLILGAPQPPYLHVCQVGDPVLRAVAAPVEPAQLASPELQRLVQRLVQVMRRRRCVGLSAPQLGVPLQVLALEFPEALFRACAPRLRELRQMEPFPLRVLVNPSLRVLDSRLVTFPEGCESVAGFLACVPRFQAVQISGMDPRGEQVEWQAKGWTARIIQHEMDHLQGCLFIDKMDSRTFTNIHWMEVND